The proteins below come from a single Plodia interpunctella isolate USDA-ARS_2022_Savannah chromosome 21, ilPloInte3.2, whole genome shotgun sequence genomic window:
- the Ogg1 gene encoding N-glycosylase/DNA lyase isoform X1: MSWNKLLCNRQELQLTGTLNGGQSFRWTHDKDKDEWTGIFSKTVWKLRQSDDYLEYQVIGTLLENGTKPNKARKSEKFKKLLDSYFRLDMNLSEYYNKWSEKDKLFKSACQQFYGIRMLQQEPVENLFSFICSQNNHISRISSMVEKLCTHYGEKISTYEGASYYAFPSVDKLAQPEVEKKLRDLGFGYRAKFIQKSAMQIMESGGAKWFQSLQDMKYKDARFELMKLHGIGPKVADCICLMSLNHLEALPVDTHVYQIAAQNYLPHLRGKKNVTEKMYVEIGDHFRQLYGDMAGWAHTVLFCADLKKFQQNENDTSDSDCSKPKKKK; this comes from the exons ATGAGTTGGAATAAATTGTTGTGCAATCGTCAGGAGTTGCAGTTGACTGGTACTCTAAATGGTGGTCAAAGTTTCAG ATGGACTCacgacaaagacaaagatgaATGGACtggaatattttctaaaacgGTTTGGAAATTACGGCAATCAGATGATTATTTGGAATATCAAGTAATTGGTACTTTGCTTGAAAATGGAACAAAACCTAACAAAGCAAGAAAGAGTGAAAAGTTCAAGAAGTTACTTGACAGTTATTTTCGACTTGATATGAATTTGtcagaatattataataaatggtCCGAAAAAGACAAGTTATTTAAATCTGCCTGCCAACAGTTCTATGGCATTAGGATGTTGCAGCAAGAGCCTGTTGAAAActtgttttcatttatttgcagCCAAAATAACCATATATCCAG AATATCAAGTATGGTAGAAAAGCTGTGTACACATTATGGTGAAAAGATAAGCACTTATGAGGGAGCTTCTTACTATGCATTTCCCTCAGTGGACAAGCTTGCTCAGCCagag GTGGAGAAAAAATTGAGGGATTTAGGTTTTGGGTACAGAGctaaatttattcagaaatcagcCATGCAGATCATGGAATCAGGTGGGGCGAAATGGTTCCAAAGTCTGCAAGATATGAAGTATAAAGATGCTAGGTTTGAGCTTATGAAGTTGCATGGAATTGGACCAAAG gtGGCAGATTGCATATGCCTAATGTCTCTAAATCACTTGGAGGCGTTGCCAGTGGATACTCATGTATATCAGATAGCTGCACAGAATTACCTGCCGCACCTCAGAGGCAAGAAGAATGTCACAGAGAAGATGTATGTAGAGATTGGGGACCACTTCAGGCAACTGTATGGGGACATGGCCGGGTGGGCACATACT GTATTGTTCTGTGCAGACCTCAAAAAGTTTCAACAAAACGAGAATGATACATCAGACTCTGATTGTAGCAAacctaaaaagaaaaagtag
- the Ogg1 gene encoding N-glycosylase/DNA lyase isoform X2 has product MSWNKLLCNRQELQLTGTLNGGQSFRWTHDKDKDEWTGIFSKTVWKLRQSDDYLEYQVIGTLLENGTKPNKARKSEKFKKLLDSYFRLDMNLSEYYNKWSEKDKLFKSACQQFYGIRMLQQEPVENLFSFICSQNNHISRISSMVEKLCTHYGEKISTYEGASYYAFPSVDKLAQPEVEKKLRDLGFGYRAKFIQKSAMQIMESGGAKWFQSLQDMKYKDARFELMKLHGIGPKVADCICLMSLNHLEALPVDTHVYQIAAQNYLPHLRGKKNVTEKMYVEIGDHFRQLYGDMAGWAHTRRQEMESQTHRYEKEKDLRIA; this is encoded by the exons ATGAGTTGGAATAAATTGTTGTGCAATCGTCAGGAGTTGCAGTTGACTGGTACTCTAAATGGTGGTCAAAGTTTCAG ATGGACTCacgacaaagacaaagatgaATGGACtggaatattttctaaaacgGTTTGGAAATTACGGCAATCAGATGATTATTTGGAATATCAAGTAATTGGTACTTTGCTTGAAAATGGAACAAAACCTAACAAAGCAAGAAAGAGTGAAAAGTTCAAGAAGTTACTTGACAGTTATTTTCGACTTGATATGAATTTGtcagaatattataataaatggtCCGAAAAAGACAAGTTATTTAAATCTGCCTGCCAACAGTTCTATGGCATTAGGATGTTGCAGCAAGAGCCTGTTGAAAActtgttttcatttatttgcagCCAAAATAACCATATATCCAG AATATCAAGTATGGTAGAAAAGCTGTGTACACATTATGGTGAAAAGATAAGCACTTATGAGGGAGCTTCTTACTATGCATTTCCCTCAGTGGACAAGCTTGCTCAGCCagag GTGGAGAAAAAATTGAGGGATTTAGGTTTTGGGTACAGAGctaaatttattcagaaatcagcCATGCAGATCATGGAATCAGGTGGGGCGAAATGGTTCCAAAGTCTGCAAGATATGAAGTATAAAGATGCTAGGTTTGAGCTTATGAAGTTGCATGGAATTGGACCAAAG gtGGCAGATTGCATATGCCTAATGTCTCTAAATCACTTGGAGGCGTTGCCAGTGGATACTCATGTATATCAGATAGCTGCACAGAATTACCTGCCGCACCTCAGAGGCAAGAAGAATGTCACAGAGAAGATGTATGTAGAGATTGGGGACCACTTCAGGCAACTGTATGGGGACATGGCCGGGTGGGCACATACT cgCAGACAAGAAATGGAATCGCAAACTCACAGATATGAGAAAGAAAAAGACTTACGTATAGCTTGA